From Pelagicoccus sp. SDUM812003, a single genomic window includes:
- a CDS encoding RsmE family RNA methyltransferase translates to MNIVLFEEGEIEAGYLPNNDDRVEHVKKVLRRDVGESFDAGQIHGKRGKATVLEYGSVSMSLRFDLEIEEPKLLPIDLVVGLSRPQTMRKILNEATSLGVRSIRFVVTERGEPSYAQSRLWTTGEWRRHALAGAAQAFTTRLPVVSWGMPLEEALGAFGCSDERLLALDNYEAMTRLGLAVGDCEAIALAVGSERGWTGPERQLLRERGWQLVDMGKRVLRTETAVVAAVGVARELMELPLG, encoded by the coding sequence ATGAATATTGTCTTGTTCGAAGAAGGCGAAATCGAGGCGGGGTATTTGCCAAACAACGACGATCGGGTCGAGCATGTGAAGAAGGTGCTGCGACGCGATGTCGGGGAGAGCTTCGATGCGGGGCAGATTCATGGCAAAAGGGGGAAGGCCACGGTGTTGGAGTACGGGAGCGTTTCCATGTCGCTGCGCTTCGATTTGGAGATCGAGGAGCCAAAACTGCTGCCGATCGATTTGGTGGTGGGATTGAGTCGCCCTCAAACCATGCGCAAGATCCTCAACGAAGCGACTTCCTTGGGAGTTCGCAGTATTCGATTTGTGGTGACGGAGCGTGGCGAGCCGTCCTACGCTCAGTCGCGATTGTGGACCACGGGCGAGTGGCGTCGGCATGCCCTGGCAGGCGCTGCCCAGGCCTTCACCACCCGTCTGCCTGTGGTGTCCTGGGGGATGCCCTTGGAGGAGGCCCTAGGCGCCTTCGGCTGTTCCGACGAGCGCCTGTTGGCGCTCGACAACTATGAGGCGATGACGCGGCTCGGCTTGGCGGTAGGGGACTGCGAGGCTATCGCCCTTGCGGTCGGGTCGGAGCGGGGCTGGACTGGACCGGAGCGCCAGCTCCTGCGCGAGCGAGGCTGGCAGCTGGTCGACATGGGAAAGCGCGTGCTCCGCACGGAAACCGCGGTGGTGGCTGCGGTGGGAGTGGCCCGGGAGTTGATGGAGTTGCCGCTCGGCTGA
- a CDS encoding ATP-binding protein, producing MNNARSSADTEETTTATAEAPPKAATILVVDDSRDTRVIAKKFFQRAELSCDTVDSAEAALDYLHERVPELICTDINMPGMGGLQLCHMLRKQESTKEIPIIVFTALSSSKPIGDAFSAGANDYVAKPLHEIELVSRARHHISEFHKRQRAQQRISNLSQLNETKNRFLGVASHDLRNPLVSIRGISQYLQSQRFGPLNEGQTEMISTIADTSSFMLTLVEDLLEISKLESSHFELKIEETVMAELVQNAKRLHQAAADRKKIHLSIDDRSEGATAPVDRKLITRVLDNLVSNALKFTFPETKVVVGIEASLDMVDIIVEDEGPGIPPDEFDRLFKEFSRTSSQPTGGESSSGIGLFIVRRIAQQHNASITAANRETGGARFTLSLPRY from the coding sequence ATGAACAACGCACGGTCCAGCGCCGACACCGAAGAAACGACGACCGCCACCGCGGAGGCTCCGCCAAAGGCCGCCACGATTCTCGTCGTGGACGACAGTCGCGACACCCGCGTGATCGCGAAGAAGTTTTTCCAGCGAGCCGAACTCAGCTGCGACACGGTCGATTCGGCGGAAGCGGCGCTCGACTACCTGCACGAGCGCGTGCCGGAGCTGATCTGCACCGACATCAACATGCCGGGCATGGGCGGACTGCAGCTTTGCCACATGCTGCGCAAACAGGAGTCCACCAAGGAAATCCCCATCATCGTCTTCACCGCCCTCAGCTCCTCCAAGCCGATCGGCGACGCGTTTTCCGCAGGCGCCAACGACTATGTGGCCAAGCCGCTGCACGAAATCGAACTGGTCAGCCGAGCCCGTCACCACATTTCCGAATTCCACAAACGCCAGCGAGCCCAACAGCGCATTAGCAACCTCAGTCAGCTCAACGAAACCAAAAACCGCTTTCTTGGCGTGGCCTCGCATGACCTGAGAAACCCGCTGGTCTCGATACGCGGCATCTCCCAGTACCTGCAGTCCCAGCGCTTCGGACCGCTCAACGAAGGTCAGACCGAGATGATCTCCACCATCGCCGATACCAGCTCCTTCATGCTTACGCTGGTGGAGGACCTGCTCGAAATCTCGAAACTCGAGTCCAGCCACTTCGAACTGAAAATAGAAGAGACCGTGATGGCCGAGCTGGTCCAGAACGCCAAACGCCTCCACCAAGCCGCCGCCGATCGCAAGAAGATCCACCTGAGCATCGACGACCGCTCCGAAGGGGCAACCGCTCCCGTGGACCGCAAGCTCATCACCCGCGTGCTCGACAATCTTGTCTCAAACGCCCTCAAGTTCACCTTCCCCGAAACAAAGGTGGTCGTGGGCATCGAAGCCTCCTTGGACATGGTCGACATCATCGTGGAGGACGAGGGCCCGGGAATCCCGCCCGACGAGTTCGACCGCCTCTTCAAGGAGTTCAGCCGCACCAGCAGCCAGCCCACCGGAGGCGAGTCTTCTAGCGGCATCGGCCTATTCATCGTGCGACGCATCGCACAGCAGCACAACGCCAGCATCACCGCCGCGAACCGCGAAACCGGCGGAGCCCGCTTCACGCTCAGCTTACCAAGATACTAG
- a CDS encoding metallophosphoesterase, protein MNRRNFFRNTALATGGLLVGNASARADVVKPRRSLRIAHLTDIHVMPGKGAAEGMAKAFQHAQSLSDRPDFIFNGGDCIMDALKHEKAEVAAQWSEWQGVLKNERELPMYSAIGNHDVWGWALKDRARRGDYGKRWAMEELGLDRRYYAFEKKDWQFVALDSAHVDLNSERGYTARLDEEQFAWLQDTLERFDANKPVCVLSHIPIISFCPFFDGENETSSDWVVPGPWMHIDARRIKDLFARHPNVKVGLSGHIHLADEVKYLGVTYLCNGAVSGGWWDGNYQEFPPAYVIVDLYEDGSVRSQYVPYLA, encoded by the coding sequence ATGAACAGACGTAACTTTTTCCGAAACACGGCTCTGGCCACTGGCGGACTGCTGGTGGGCAATGCCAGCGCCAGGGCGGACGTGGTGAAACCGCGACGTTCTTTGCGCATCGCGCACCTGACGGATATTCACGTGATGCCAGGCAAGGGAGCTGCCGAAGGGATGGCGAAGGCGTTTCAGCACGCTCAGTCCCTGTCTGACCGTCCTGACTTCATCTTCAATGGCGGTGACTGCATCATGGATGCCTTGAAACATGAGAAGGCGGAGGTGGCGGCTCAATGGAGCGAGTGGCAAGGCGTCTTGAAGAACGAGCGGGAGCTGCCTATGTATTCCGCCATAGGAAATCATGACGTTTGGGGCTGGGCTCTTAAGGACCGGGCTCGTCGAGGCGACTACGGAAAACGCTGGGCCATGGAAGAGCTCGGACTCGACAGGCGATACTACGCATTTGAGAAAAAGGATTGGCAGTTTGTGGCGCTAGATAGCGCTCACGTGGATTTGAATTCGGAACGTGGATACACGGCTCGATTGGATGAAGAGCAATTCGCTTGGTTGCAGGACACGCTGGAGCGGTTCGATGCAAACAAACCCGTTTGCGTGCTCTCGCACATTCCGATCATCAGCTTCTGTCCGTTCTTCGACGGAGAGAACGAAACGTCTTCCGATTGGGTGGTCCCTGGTCCGTGGATGCACATCGACGCGCGTCGAATAAAAGACCTGTTCGCGCGTCATCCGAACGTGAAGGTGGGATTGAGCGGCCACATCCATCTCGCTGACGAAGTGAAGTACCTCGGCGTGACCTATCTTTGCAACGGCGCCGTCAGCGGCGGTTGGTGGGACGGCAACTACCAGGAATTTCCGCCCGCTTATGTCATCGTCGATCTGTACGAGGACGGAAGCGTGCGAAGCCAATACGTGCCCTACCTGGCCTAG
- a CDS encoding alkaline phosphatase D family protein yields MNSLSSFLVAVCVGASLTQAAWGEPITRIAFGSCAESSKRQPIWESILNDDPEVFVLLGDNIYGDTTEVEVLREKYREFGDVGGFKRLRNEAEVVATWDDHDYGMNDAGREYPLKRESREAFLTFFREEESSPRWTQEGGIYTSYLWGEPGRSVQLILLDLRWDRTPLAAVDAETYRKKCRPAKMGPYLPQEDDSARIMGEAQWRWLEAQLEKPADIRIIGSSIQVLSDFTGWEAWANFPKERQRLFALIEKARAHGTFLISGDTHWAEFSRLDLKTGYPLWELTSSGLTEEWSDVSPNKNRIGRPYSKANYGLIEISWNAPQPQVTLSVKNVNGRIEMQNTIVLSDLKF; encoded by the coding sequence ATGAACTCTCTTTCTTCTTTTCTGGTAGCCGTCTGCGTCGGGGCTTCGTTGACCCAAGCTGCCTGGGGCGAGCCGATTACGCGCATCGCGTTTGGATCCTGCGCCGAATCCAGCAAGCGGCAGCCCATTTGGGAGTCGATTCTCAATGACGATCCGGAGGTGTTTGTCTTGCTCGGTGACAATATCTACGGGGACACGACGGAGGTCGAGGTATTGAGGGAAAAGTATCGAGAGTTTGGTGACGTAGGCGGATTCAAGCGATTGAGGAATGAGGCCGAGGTGGTGGCGACTTGGGATGACCACGACTATGGGATGAACGATGCAGGGCGGGAGTATCCCTTGAAGCGCGAGTCGCGCGAGGCGTTTTTGACTTTCTTTCGAGAGGAGGAGAGCAGTCCTCGCTGGACGCAGGAAGGTGGGATCTACACTTCCTATCTTTGGGGAGAGCCCGGGCGTAGCGTTCAGCTGATTCTTTTAGACTTGCGCTGGGACCGAACGCCTCTGGCTGCGGTCGACGCGGAAACCTATCGAAAGAAATGTCGCCCTGCGAAGATGGGGCCTTACCTACCGCAAGAGGATGATTCGGCCCGGATCATGGGCGAGGCCCAGTGGCGGTGGTTGGAAGCCCAGTTGGAGAAGCCGGCGGACATTCGGATCATTGGCTCGAGCATCCAGGTTCTTTCGGACTTCACGGGGTGGGAGGCTTGGGCGAATTTTCCCAAGGAACGTCAACGGCTGTTCGCGCTGATCGAGAAGGCGCGAGCCCATGGTACGTTCCTGATCAGCGGCGACACGCATTGGGCGGAGTTTAGCCGGCTGGATTTGAAAACCGGCTACCCCTTGTGGGAGTTGACCTCCAGTGGATTGACCGAGGAATGGTCGGACGTGAGTCCAAACAAGAACCGCATCGGGCGTCCCTACAGCAAAGCGAACTATGGCTTGATCGAAATCTCGTGGAACGCTCCGCAGCCGCAGGTGACTTTGTCGGTAAAGAATGTGAATGGACGTATCGAAATGCAGAATACAATTGTTCTGTCCGACCTGAAGTTTTAA
- a CDS encoding GspE/PulE family protein has protein sequence MREIDSPKFIELVEASKLIEPSTLNALVNRFNKDHSGLLLEVVEKGYLKRNFAGELWARALGVTFVDPLSIEITCKDSDRIPIEMARRLKAIGLYKFDGYMTIAMEDPTNHKLIESLERYLQCRVSPVFAHPEDISHAIDLHYQTNISFDDALKTLEAFTAGEAMAKKDSAELLEMVKSSSMVELSNHVLYSAFRQRASDIHIEAHKNHGIIRLRVDGHLRDLIELPKEIHQALLVRIKFLSELDISDTRLPQDGRFSINIASFSQNFRVSTCPGLHGEKAVIRILGQAGKKGLPSFDELYFSKPNMKRFRNVVAKPNGIFIVTGPTGSGKTTTLYSALDYLNDRNRNIMTIENPVEYQLPGVNHFEVKHGIGLNFASILRAALRQDPDIILVGEIRDHETAKIATEAALTGHMVLTTLHTNNATQAILRLVEIGVDPYMVAPAINGVMSQRLVSKICDHCKEAYQPKPEVLEQYFLEDTIRKHAFFRGKGCTSCHQTGFSGRIAVHEIVEVSEEMREMITNRAPLHELQAAANRVGFRSLREDALKKALLGLTTLDEVERVTVPEYQQN, from the coding sequence ATGCGCGAAATCGATTCTCCGAAATTCATCGAACTGGTTGAAGCCTCAAAGCTCATCGAGCCTTCCACCCTAAACGCTCTCGTAAACCGCTTCAACAAGGACCACAGCGGCCTTCTCTTGGAAGTGGTCGAAAAAGGCTACCTGAAGCGCAACTTCGCTGGCGAGCTCTGGGCCCGAGCCCTAGGTGTCACTTTCGTCGATCCGCTCTCCATCGAAATCACCTGCAAGGATTCGGACCGGATCCCCATCGAGATGGCTCGCCGCCTCAAGGCCATCGGCTTGTACAAGTTCGATGGATACATGACTATCGCAATGGAGGATCCGACCAACCACAAGTTGATCGAATCCCTCGAGCGCTACCTGCAGTGCCGCGTCAGTCCCGTCTTCGCCCACCCGGAAGACATCTCCCACGCCATCGATCTTCACTATCAGACCAACATCTCCTTCGACGATGCCTTGAAGACCTTAGAAGCCTTCACCGCAGGCGAGGCGATGGCGAAAAAGGACAGCGCCGAGTTGCTGGAAATGGTCAAGTCCAGCTCCATGGTCGAACTCTCGAACCACGTGCTCTACTCGGCCTTTCGCCAGCGAGCCAGCGACATCCATATCGAAGCTCACAAGAATCACGGCATCATACGACTACGCGTCGACGGACACCTGCGAGACCTCATCGAACTCCCCAAGGAGATACACCAAGCCCTGCTGGTTCGCATCAAGTTTCTCAGCGAGCTCGACATTTCGGATACGCGCCTTCCCCAGGATGGACGATTCTCTATCAACATCGCATCGTTCAGCCAAAACTTTCGCGTATCCACTTGCCCAGGACTGCACGGAGAAAAAGCCGTAATCCGAATCCTTGGCCAAGCGGGAAAAAAAGGCCTCCCCAGCTTCGACGAACTCTACTTCTCGAAGCCGAACATGAAGCGCTTCCGCAACGTGGTCGCCAAACCGAACGGCATCTTCATCGTCACCGGTCCGACAGGATCGGGTAAGACTACAACCCTGTATTCAGCTCTCGACTACCTAAACGATCGCAATCGCAATATTATGACCATCGAGAACCCGGTCGAATACCAGCTTCCAGGGGTCAACCATTTCGAGGTCAAGCACGGCATCGGGCTCAACTTCGCCAGCATTCTTCGAGCAGCGCTCAGACAGGACCCGGACATCATACTCGTCGGCGAAATTCGAGACCACGAAACCGCCAAGATCGCCACCGAAGCCGCTCTGACAGGTCACATGGTGCTCACCACCCTGCACACCAACAACGCCACCCAAGCCATTCTCCGACTAGTGGAGATCGGCGTGGATCCCTACATGGTGGCGCCTGCGATCAACGGAGTGATGTCCCAGAGACTTGTATCCAAAATTTGCGATCACTGCAAAGAGGCCTATCAGCCAAAGCCGGAAGTGCTCGAACAGTACTTTCTGGAGGACACCATCAGAAAACACGCATTCTTCCGCGGCAAAGGCTGTACGAGCTGCCACCAAACCGGCTTCAGCGGACGCATCGCGGTGCATGAAATCGTAGAAGTCTCGGAGGAGATGCGGGAGATGATCACCAATCGAGCCCCCCTTCACGAGCTGCAGGCAGCTGCCAATCGCGTCGGCTTCCGTTCCCTGCGCGAAGACGCGCTGAAAAAGGCCCTGCTCGGTCTCACCACGCTCGACGAAGTCGAACGCGTCACCGTTCCGGAGTACCAGCAGAACTAG
- a CDS encoding TonB family protein — protein MYPKTLAFLKPALASLLLGLILATGANAVEPILRPDGIVFPAVPRENIQTGSVEVMVAVDENGDTASVTVLSSTHQSLEDSVLAAVKRWKFEPATNGGRSTIGMYRHAFRFEDGHFVLDDALIAAFANSTDEPKIRPEGIVLAKLPQSLEKVSGVVQFQVAVNGEGRVVDVVTASSTDAALEGVVKSAVSQWRFDPVTRDGMPVGGLYHHTFRYDEGQEQFDGKLWRVLSAASHVPTLRADGIVLPELPEGVKANGKTEVLVAVSGEGRVASVVSVASTDERVAKAMKQAITQWRFDPALSNGRPVVGLYRHAFTFEDGRYVLSDEIWSALSRDPVEPELLPVGLDLPKLPRSYSDATGKISLMVAVDLQGQVVDVMANSATDEGLVETVSDAVGKWRFRPAARGGEAAIGLFEYVFRYEDGEPLIGPKLWNAMRQSMTAPEPVAKSEPVKEELPEPQVEILPEPERIPLMGSHPVNADPSIKDLKDSGYEVFRAVEPELPAELRGISGYVNLVYDLTARGSSPAIVVESYSHEELVEPVIRVAHRWRFQSDGRGQAGKIRVPMVFNEKRDTRYVFDRLVDADFGNVDTKPKPIRRYVPTIPASRQNASGEVQALIAVDTYGYVTAVEIENGLDRRVDNEVEEALYRWKFEPAAIAGRAVDCKLRLNLKVNNGLASIEAPRVDTVAEALSSPQPRINTSDPRNHGFVLLRLRVDERGFVTDSRVVESTNDRLDGPSLEASKDWRFTPARAGGKPVASTVSVPFIFSSDG, from the coding sequence ATGTACCCTAAGACTCTCGCATTCCTTAAGCCTGCTTTGGCGTCGTTGCTGCTTGGATTGATCCTCGCCACGGGAGCCAATGCGGTAGAACCCATCCTGCGCCCCGATGGCATCGTCTTTCCGGCCGTCCCGCGCGAAAACATCCAGACCGGCTCGGTGGAAGTGATGGTCGCGGTGGATGAAAACGGCGACACTGCCAGCGTGACGGTTCTCTCCTCGACGCATCAGAGCCTGGAGGACTCGGTCCTGGCCGCGGTCAAGCGATGGAAGTTCGAACCTGCCACCAATGGAGGCAGGAGCACTATCGGCATGTATCGACATGCGTTTCGTTTCGAGGATGGCCACTTCGTTTTGGACGACGCCTTGATCGCCGCTTTCGCGAATTCGACCGACGAACCGAAGATCCGGCCCGAGGGCATCGTCTTGGCCAAGCTGCCGCAATCTCTGGAAAAGGTTTCTGGCGTCGTGCAGTTTCAGGTGGCGGTCAATGGCGAAGGCCGCGTGGTCGACGTCGTCACCGCCTCGTCGACCGACGCCGCTTTGGAAGGCGTGGTCAAGAGCGCCGTCTCTCAATGGCGCTTCGATCCGGTGACCCGCGATGGGATGCCGGTCGGCGGTCTGTACCATCACACCTTTCGCTACGATGAGGGGCAGGAGCAGTTTGACGGAAAGCTTTGGCGCGTGCTCAGCGCCGCGTCTCATGTGCCCACGCTGCGGGCCGACGGCATCGTGCTGCCGGAGTTGCCTGAAGGGGTGAAGGCCAATGGCAAGACTGAGGTTCTGGTGGCTGTGAGCGGCGAAGGCCGCGTGGCCAGCGTGGTCTCGGTGGCTTCCACCGACGAGCGGGTGGCGAAGGCCATGAAGCAGGCCATCACCCAGTGGCGTTTCGATCCAGCTCTGAGCAACGGTCGCCCAGTGGTCGGACTTTATCGTCATGCCTTCACCTTCGAGGATGGCCGCTATGTTCTGAGCGACGAAATCTGGAGCGCGTTGAGCCGGGATCCGGTGGAGCCGGAACTACTCCCGGTCGGTTTGGACCTGCCGAAACTGCCGCGTTCCTACAGCGACGCCACCGGAAAGATCAGCTTGATGGTCGCGGTCGATCTGCAGGGCCAGGTGGTAGACGTGATGGCCAACTCCGCCACTGACGAAGGCTTGGTGGAAACGGTTTCCGATGCGGTTGGCAAGTGGCGTTTCCGTCCTGCCGCCCGCGGTGGCGAAGCGGCCATCGGGCTGTTCGAATACGTTTTCCGCTACGAGGATGGCGAACCGCTGATCGGACCGAAACTTTGGAATGCCATGCGCCAGTCGATGACTGCTCCCGAGCCGGTGGCCAAGTCCGAGCCGGTCAAGGAGGAGCTCCCTGAACCGCAGGTCGAGATCCTGCCTGAGCCGGAGCGCATTCCCTTGATGGGATCGCATCCGGTCAACGCTGATCCCTCCATCAAGGACCTGAAGGATTCCGGGTACGAAGTGTTCCGGGCGGTCGAGCCAGAGCTCCCGGCCGAGCTGCGCGGCATTTCTGGATACGTGAATCTGGTTTACGATCTGACGGCTCGCGGTTCCTCGCCTGCTATCGTGGTAGAAAGCTACAGCCACGAAGAGCTGGTCGAGCCGGTGATTCGGGTGGCTCACCGTTGGCGCTTCCAGAGCGATGGACGCGGCCAGGCCGGAAAGATCCGCGTGCCCATGGTGTTCAACGAAAAGCGCGATACGCGCTACGTTTTCGATCGTCTGGTCGACGCTGACTTCGGAAATGTGGATACCAAGCCCAAGCCCATTCGCCGCTACGTACCGACCATACCAGCATCGCGTCAGAACGCCAGCGGCGAGGTGCAGGCCCTCATCGCGGTGGACACCTATGGTTACGTGACCGCGGTCGAGATCGAGAACGGACTGGACCGCCGCGTGGACAACGAAGTGGAGGAAGCTCTGTACCGCTGGAAGTTCGAGCCCGCTGCCATCGCCGGACGGGCGGTGGACTGCAAGTTGCGTCTGAATCTTAAGGTGAACAACGGCCTCGCCTCCATCGAGGCGCCTCGCGTCGACACCGTGGCGGAGGCCCTGAGCTCGCCACAGCCGAGAATCAATACCAGCGACCCGCGCAACCATGGATTCGTGCTATTGCGCCTGCGCGTCGACGAACGAGGCTTCGTTACGGACTCGCGCGTCGTCGAGAGCACCAACGATCGTCTGGATGGTCCAAGCTTGGAAGCGTCTAAGGACTGGCGCTTCACCCCGGCCCGCGCTGGAGGCAAGCCAGTGGCCTCCACCGTTTCGGTACCCTTCATTTTCTCCAGCGACGGTTAA
- a CDS encoding response regulator codes for MTPEKPNVPNTRFSHMSALIADDEAHMRTFLKLMLMDIGIEKIYLMQNGMDAVEAYKEYAPDVVLMDINMNKMNGIDALGHIREIDPKAKVIMMTAVSARDVVEESRNQGATHYILKTQDPEKIRELIIKTLSVSV; via the coding sequence ATGACACCGGAAAAACCAAACGTACCAAATACACGCTTCTCCCACATGTCGGCCCTCATCGCCGACGACGAAGCGCATATGAGGACCTTTCTGAAACTGATGCTGATGGATATCGGCATCGAAAAGATCTACCTCATGCAAAACGGCATGGACGCGGTGGAAGCCTACAAGGAGTACGCCCCGGACGTCGTGCTCATGGATATCAACATGAACAAGATGAACGGCATCGACGCCCTGGGTCACATCCGAGAGATCGATCCAAAAGCCAAAGTCATCATGATGACCGCGGTGTCAGCCCGCGACGTGGTGGAGGAATCGCGCAACCAAGGCGCCACCCACTACATCCTCAAAACGCAGGATCCGGAGAAGATTCGCGAGCTCATCATCAAGACGCTCTCGGTCAGCGTCTAG
- a CDS encoding TonB-dependent receptor has product MKTTALLIPAALISAGPLLAQSDNQSISDVTELEEVFVFSQSTTQSNAVLSLEQLELASPMTSALDHIDRLPGVVVQEGDAYGGDDWSTSVSIRGFQTDRNSSQLGYTIDGLPNGNTNYGGGAKPNRFIDSENIGSVVVSQGAGDIASASTTALGGTIQYMMIDPGYEESVSVQYSTGDNNMRRYFLRYNTGEIGENTRAFISLSDSFHNRWTSEGENGLADRLHVDSKVVSKWGQVNVEARLSYDDIHEDNYNGVTLEQFAANPNWDYLTGEWTGMPNPDQYFVEGWSTVRENTLGGLKLDMPLGDNGTLMLQPYFHSQSGEGHWIPPYQRRGWDEEGNPTSIAQLAATEARVFFYDAAGNDILPLDEDGNPLANPFDIETYPEAVQAGAVPASSFRTSHYGNSRIGARANYTLKTEGNTLDVGFWYEQQERDSGRDWHKILDASVGMEYDYRPYWTDFDQTFDTDTTMLYVQDTIEWGSVTAQIGLKQYYVELSGYDNIASESLGSLDSDSDLLPSVGLLYDLGDHAGQLFANYTENFSAINDNVLLRDASPSLAPEQSDSIDLGYRYTRDRLSFTASTYMIEFDNKISFVDPGDDDLTEIDYDIGTGGGFVNVGGIESKGLELAANYQFNSAFSGYVSATYNDSEYTKTVPENGVVAGNEVVGSVSELLTASLFYRSEAGYYASLAAKWTGDRQGTLDNSEQMEAYTKVDMTFGYRRAFDTDDGFVKALRAELRVYNAFDARYLATPDGDARVSAGAYFIGAPRNVSMTFGLEF; this is encoded by the coding sequence ATGAAAACTACCGCACTACTGATACCCGCGGCGTTGATATCGGCTGGACCGCTGCTGGCCCAGAGCGACAATCAAAGCATCTCAGACGTCACTGAGCTCGAGGAGGTCTTTGTCTTCTCTCAATCCACTACGCAATCGAACGCAGTGCTCAGCCTGGAGCAGCTGGAACTGGCCTCGCCCATGACGAGCGCCTTGGATCACATCGACCGATTGCCGGGCGTGGTGGTTCAGGAGGGCGACGCGTATGGAGGAGACGACTGGTCAACATCAGTCAGTATCCGTGGATTCCAGACGGATCGAAACTCCAGCCAGCTCGGCTACACCATCGATGGCTTGCCGAACGGCAACACCAACTACGGAGGCGGGGCCAAGCCAAACCGCTTCATCGACTCGGAAAACATCGGCAGCGTGGTGGTTTCCCAAGGCGCGGGCGACATCGCTTCGGCTTCGACCACAGCGCTCGGCGGGACCATCCAGTACATGATGATCGACCCGGGCTACGAGGAAAGCGTGTCGGTCCAGTACTCGACTGGGGACAACAACATGCGTCGCTATTTCCTCCGCTACAACACGGGCGAGATAGGCGAGAATACGCGAGCGTTCATCAGCCTCTCCGACTCCTTCCACAATCGTTGGACCTCCGAGGGAGAGAATGGCCTGGCGGACCGGTTGCACGTGGATTCCAAGGTAGTGAGTAAATGGGGACAGGTGAATGTTGAGGCACGGCTCTCCTATGACGACATTCACGAGGACAACTACAATGGCGTCACCTTGGAACAGTTCGCGGCCAATCCGAACTGGGACTACTTGACCGGAGAATGGACCGGGATGCCAAATCCGGACCAGTATTTCGTCGAAGGCTGGTCGACGGTGCGCGAAAACACGCTCGGCGGCTTGAAGCTCGACATGCCTTTAGGCGACAATGGCACCTTGATGCTGCAACCGTATTTTCACTCGCAAAGCGGCGAGGGGCACTGGATCCCGCCTTATCAGCGGCGCGGTTGGGATGAAGAAGGAAACCCGACCTCCATCGCCCAGCTCGCAGCCACCGAGGCTCGCGTTTTCTTCTACGATGCAGCGGGAAATGACATCCTCCCTTTGGATGAGGACGGAAACCCGCTCGCGAATCCCTTCGACATCGAGACCTATCCAGAGGCGGTGCAAGCCGGAGCGGTGCCTGCGTCGTCGTTCCGTACGTCGCACTACGGCAACAGCCGCATCGGCGCGCGGGCGAACTATACGCTGAAGACCGAGGGGAACACCTTGGATGTCGGATTTTGGTACGAGCAGCAGGAGCGCGATTCGGGCCGAGACTGGCACAAGATTCTCGATGCGTCGGTCGGCATGGAGTATGACTATCGCCCCTACTGGACCGATTTCGACCAGACCTTCGACACGGACACCACAATGCTCTACGTGCAAGACACCATCGAGTGGGGCAGCGTCACGGCGCAGATCGGACTGAAGCAATACTATGTAGAACTTTCTGGATACGACAACATCGCCAGCGAATCTCTTGGCTCCCTCGATAGCGACTCCGACCTGCTGCCAAGCGTGGGCTTGCTCTATGACCTGGGAGACCACGCCGGGCAGCTCTTCGCGAATTACACCGAAAACTTCAGCGCTATCAACGACAACGTTTTGCTGCGCGACGCGAGCCCTAGCCTCGCTCCGGAACAGAGCGACAGCATCGACTTGGGATACCGCTACACACGCGATCGATTGTCGTTCACGGCTTCCACCTACATGATCGAGTTCGACAACAAGATCTCTTTTGTGGACCCGGGCGATGACGACTTGACGGAGATCGACTACGACATCGGGACCGGTGGCGGATTCGTCAACGTGGGCGGTATCGAGTCGAAGGGCTTGGAGCTGGCGGCGAACTATCAGTTCAATTCCGCGTTCTCTGGTTACGTAAGCGCTACGTATAACGATTCCGAATACACGAAGACCGTTCCGGAAAACGGAGTCGTCGCGGGCAACGAGGTAGTCGGCTCGGTGAGCGAGCTCTTGACCGCGAGTCTGTTCTACCGATCCGAAGCCGGCTACTACGCAAGTCTTGCAGCGAAGTGGACGGGTGATCGTCAAGGCACGTTGGACAACAGCGAGCAGATGGAAGCCTACACCAAGGTGGACATGACCTTCGGCTATCGCCGAGCTTTCGATACCGATGACGGTTTCGTCAAGGCGCTTCGAGCAGAGCTTAGGGTTTACAACGCTTTCGACGCCCGCTACCTTGCTACTCCTGATGGAGACGCCCGAGTCAGCGCCGGCGCCTACTTCATCGGCGCTCCCCGCAACGTGTCGATGACGTTTGGATTGGAATTCTAG